In Piliocolobus tephrosceles isolate RC106 chromosome 12, ASM277652v3, whole genome shotgun sequence, one DNA window encodes the following:
- the C12HXorf66 gene encoding uncharacterized protein CXorf66 homolog: MNLVICVLLLSIWTNNCMTTNQTNGSSTTGNKTVESMQTKLNDLRRNLLILVGINIMAFVFICFCYLHYNCLSDDASKAGMVKNKGIAAKLSKTSFNEAKAASQCSPETQPMLSTVDKLSDSSSSERSPTPSSTEKLIKPSSLQKPSIPNSAGKLTRPSKPKRSSRSSRSENLRKSSHLEKAHRTGSPEKSRKLDYACNPASSDKPVRPPRLSKPLCSSHPQKQTSPSKPLSPKELAKPPKHFNPKRSVSPGRAALLSNSKVAETCQSYKKKHLVSKTYKPLVNDISEAKEKNTQNLYVSSKVKSSPRSFRKLDSRSNAYDDHVNDSDMMSYYSEDDSDKDIIITCDRGYNEFTSEVTLND, encoded by the exons ATGAATCTTGTTATTTGTGTCCTACTTCTGTCCATTTGGACAAATAATTGTATGACTACAAACCAAACGAATGGATCTTCTACTACAG GAAATAAAACTGTTGAATCAATGCAGACAAAATTGAACGACCTTAGAAGAAATCTACTCATTTTAGTTGGTATTAACATCATGGCTTTTgtctttatctgtttttgttATCTCCATTATAACTGTTTGAGCGATGATGCATCCAAAGCAGGAAT GGTCAAGAACAAAGGTATAGCAGCCAAGTTATCCAAAACATCATTCAATGAAGCCAAGGCAGCCAGTCAATGCAGTCCCGAAACACAACCCATGCTATCCACTGTAGACAAGTTATCTGATTCCTCAAGTTCAGAAAGGTCACCCACACCATCCAGTACAGAAAAATTAATCAAGCCCTCAAGTCTACAAAAGCCATCCATACCAAACAGTGCAGGAAAGTTAACTAGGCCATCAAAGCCAAAAAGGTCATCCAGGTCATCACGCTCAGAAAACTTACGCAAGTCATCTCACCTGGAAAAGGCACATAGAACAGGCAGTCCAGAAAAATCACGTAAGCTAGACTATGCATGTAATCCAGCCAGTTCAGATAAGCCAGTCAGGCCACCTCGGCTATCCAAGCCACTTTGCTCATCTCATCCACAAAAACAAACGTCACCATCCAAGCCACTCAGTCCAAAGGAATTGGCTAAGCCTCCCAAACATTTTAATCCAAAAAGGTCAGTGAGTCCAGGCAGGGCAGCCTTATTATCCAACTCTAAAGTAGCTGAAACTTGTCAATCCTACAAGAAAAAACATCTTGTTTCCAAAACTTATAAGCCTTTGGTCAATGATATTTCTGAGGCAAAGGAGAAAAACACTCAAAACCTATATGTTTCAAGCAAAGTCAAGTCCTCTCCCAGGTCCTTTCGTAAGTTAGATTCCAGGAGCAATGCATACGATGATCACGTGAATGACAGTGATATGATGAGTTATTACAGTGAGGATGACAGTGATAAAGATATAATCATTACGTGCGACAGAGGATACAATGAATTCACCTCTGAAGTAACCCTAAATGATTAG